GTGAGAATTTGGTTGCTGTTGAAGTTAGGAAAGGTGAAAAATATTATCTAAAAAGGGAAGATTTACGTTCCACGTAGTGAATAGATTTATTTGGTTTCGAGTTTTTTCAGTGCGTTTTCAACGGCGTTTTTGACCTTTGTGCTTGGTTCTGATGAAATCATGGTTATCTTATGGTGCTCAAGCAGTGTTGATGCTCCGGGGCCGAATTCTGGGGCAATTACCACATCAGTTTTTAGATCAACTAATTCCTTGACCACAAGTGGTCCCACTCCGTGGTTGTATGATGCTGCTGGGTTCTCAATGACTTTGACTTTTTGGATTTCCCTGTCTTCAACTTCTATAATTGTGAATGTGCTGGCTCTGCCAAACACTTGTGAAACAACATCTTCTAATCCTTCCTTTTTATTCGTCGCAACGGCGATCTTAATCTTTTTCATTCTAGGGCATCTCTCCTCATTTAATTCGTATAAGTGCGTTTGCACAAATAAAGGGGGTAAGAGTTTAGGTACGACCATCTTTGATGATTGACCTGCGGCTGTCGCATCGCAGCGTTTTATTGGTTAACTCGATGGTTTTAAGGTTCTAGCTGTTGCTTTTTTCCCTGTTCGACTGTTGTCTTTAGCTCTTTGATTCTTGCTTCGATTTCGGTCATTTCTTTTTCAAGGTCTGTTCTTTCTGCTTCTAAGTTTTTTTTATAGTCTTCTAGTGCTGCGCGTTCATCTTCTGGCGATTGGCGTGGTGCGGGGTACATTGGTGGTG
The Candidatus Bathyarchaeota archaeon genome window above contains:
- a CDS encoding NifB/NifX family molybdenum-iron cluster-binding protein, producing MKKIKIAVATNKKEGLEDVVSQVFGRASTFTIIEVEDREIQKVKVIENPAASYNHGVGPLVVKELVDLKTDVVIAPEFGPGASTLLEHHKITMISSEPSTKVKNAVENALKKLETK